A window of Campylobacter concisus genomic DNA:
GCTCTATATCCAAGGTCAGAGTCTTCTCCAAGCCCAGGGATAATCACCAAAAGAGCTTTTGCATCCTTGGCATCGTCATAACAGGAATAAAAGGAGAGAGGAGAGCTTCTTTTTATACCAAGTTCAATATCATCACAAGATGAAATTTCATAGCTTCCATCAACTAGCATTTAAATCCTTTTAAATTTACTAATTTCTCCTATTTTTGCGAGACGTTATAAAAAAAGCTAACGATCTGTTTTGCTAGGCGTTCTTTAAAAAAAGGCCAAATGTAGCTTGGCGAATAGACATTGCCAGCTTGCATAAGTGAGATATTTGTCGCCTTTTCGCCACCATTTTTTGGACGCACTAGCACGCTTACTTGCATGTGATAAGTATAGCTATTTGTACTAAAGTCATCATCATCGTAATAGCCAAATGGGAAAAACATCGAGTAGCCAAAGCCAAAGCTTGGTCTGCCAAAGCCATATCCCATTCCCATTGAAAATCTCGGATCTCTTTTTATTATCCTAGAAAAGCTTTGCACATCGCCAAGAATGATGAAGTCGGCATTTTTGATATTTGGCTCGTTTCTAAAACCAGCCTTTATAAATTCGCTTAAAATTTCAGCATTTACATCTTGCCCGGTCGCACTATTTTTAAAATTTACATAGACGCTTCTGTTTGATTCATTAAGCGTAAAAAAGATCGGATCACTCGTTTTGACCGAGATATTTGGAGTGCTGTTAGCACATCCAACAAAAAATACCGCTAAGACAAACAAAAAGAAATTTTTCATATTCACTCCTACAAGAGCGATCTTATAGCACTTTCAAGTACACTTTTTGGTGTAAGACCGATAAATTTTGATCGCATCTTACCATCTTTATCAAAAAAATAGATAACTGGCACGCCCATGACACCACCAACTGCCTTGCTAAAGTAATCAACTGAAACCTTGTCGCTCGTAGTTTTAAAGGTGATATTGTGCTCTTTTAAAAGCTCAATATCTTTATCAAAACCCTTGCTAGGTCCTAAAACACCAATGAATTGAACCTCTTTACCATACTCTTTTTCAAGCGTATTTAGATCAGGTATAGCAGCCTTGCACACTCCGCAGTCCGTACCAAAGAAAAATAGCATATATGGCTTATCGCCTATCTTTAGCCTCTTTTCCGTTGGAAAAAACTGCGTATCAATGCCGCTTGAGTCATTTAGCGTGATATGATGCTTTTCATACTGCTTGACGCAGCCCATAACTAGGGCTGAGACTAGACATAAAAATAAAATTTTATATCTCATTTGGCACCTTTGGATTTTCAATAGTGCGAATTTTCTCTAGCTTGCCATGTCTTAGATAGACGATCTTATCGCCATACTCGCCAAGATCAGGGTTGTGAGTGACTAGAAGTATCGTCTTGCCCTCTTTTCTTAGCTTGCAAAATAGATCAAGTATAACTCTTTCATTTGCTTCATCAAGGTTACCAGTTGGCTCATCTGCTATTAAAATTTCAGGATCATTTATGAGTGATCGAGCGATACAAAGGCGTTGTTGCTCGCCACCACTTAGCTGACTTGGTCTGTGCGTTAGCCTGTGAGAAAGACCAACTGCCTCAAGTGCCTTTTTAGCGTCCTCTTCATCAACTGAGCTGTGATAGTACTGAGCGATCATCACATTTTCAAGTGCGCTAAGATATGGCACTAAGTGAAACTGCTGAAAAATAAGACCGATCTTTTCACGTCTAAATTTAAGTGTATCATCAGCATTTAGATTACTCGCATCATCGCCACCAAGCATATAAGTGCCACTACTTGGAGTATCCATTAGTGAAAGGATATTTACAAGCGTACTCTTACCACTACCACTTGGCCCCATTACACTGACCCACTCACCTTTTTTAACCTCAAAATTTATATCATCAAGTGCTTTAACATCGCCAAAAATTTTACAAATATTTTTTAATTCTAGTGCATTTTGCATATCATTCTCCTCTTAATGTATCTGCCATTTTATTATTAAGTGCCCGTTTGATCGGATAAAATGCTGCGATCGCTGCAAATAAAAGCGATATTATCACAGCTACTGGGATGCTTAAAATTCTAAAATCAATACTAGAATCAAATATCGCATAACCTAAAATTTGAGCTAGTAAATATCCTAAAAATGCACCAACTAATGCTGAGATGAGCGCTGTCACAAATGTCTCAAAGCCAAATAGCTTTAATACATCTTTTTTGCTTGCACCTATGGCTCTTAGAAGTGCGATCTCCTTTGAGCGAGAGAGCAAGATAGCACTAAGCGTTGTGTTTACGCACATTGAAGTAATGAGCAAAATAACAAGGCTAACAAGTGCCATTAATAGCTTTATTTTCTCCAAAATATAGCCCTCAGACTTTGAGACCTTTGCCACTGGTTTTGCAGCTATTTCATCATTGCTTATAGTCTTTGCAAGCGATGTTATCTCGTCAAAGTTACCAAGCACAACAGCTTCAGCATAGTTTATTTTGCCAGCTTTATTTGAAATTTTTTGAGCCAAAGATAGTGATGTGATCAAAAGGGCATCCTCTTTATCGCCACTTGCGACTACGCCTTTTATCTTTACATTTATGCTCTCATTTGAGCCAATGGCACGAATTTCTATATCATCGCCTGCTTTAAAGCCAGCCTGACGAGCAAGATCGACGCCTATTAGCACGTTTTTATCGTCAAAATCAACATTTATCATAGTTCCATCTCTAACATCCAAAAACGGCTTAACCTTTTTTAGATTGCTAAATTTTGTCCCCATGACGATGGCATTTGTCGGGCCGATATTTGCCTGAGCAAAGAGATAACCGCTCTCACCAAGAAGCTTATCTTTTGGCACTTTAGCGATCATTTCATTGTAAGTTTTTTCACTCATATCATCGCTTGTAGCCATATCTTTTGGAGCAAAGATCATATTTGCACCATAAGTTTTTAGCTCACGTGAGACTTTAGAGTCGATGTCTAGATAGACATTAACAAACGCAGCACACACGCATGCTCCAAGCAAGATAGAGATCACGATGACCATGACTCTTGATGAGCCATTTTTTAAACTTTTATAAATTGTATTGTAAAAGAATTTGCTATTTGCGGTCATATAGCACCTCCGCAGGTAGTAAATTTATGACGTTTCTCATTGGCATTAGCGAGCCAATGACTGAGATAAGTAGGGCAAATGCCACGCTAATTGGTAGTACGATCCAAGCTATGCCTATGCCGTGAGAGAAGATAATGTAAGACATCACGTAGCTTAGAGCGTAACCCAAAAATGCTCCAGTGATGCCCGCAAAAAAGGCTACCACAAGGCTCTCACTAGCAAAAAGGGCGTAAATTTCAAAGTTACTTGCGCCTATGGCTTTTAAAAGGCCGATCTCTTTTTTACGGCGGTAAATTTCACTTGTCATTAGCGACGTTATGCCGATGGCTGAAACCACAAGAGCGATGATACTAACGATGCCCATTAGGCTTTGGATTTTCTTTACGATGTTACTCTCTGCATCGCTTACTTGAAGGCTTGCCTTTGCACTAACATTTGGTAAATTTTCTTCTATCTGAAATGCGATCGAACCAGCGTAAGCTGAGCAGTACCATTTATCGTACTCTGCGCTATCAAGATTGTCTAAATTTCTTCTTGCTTTTAGCGATAGGTCATTTTCTGGGATCGTCATGGCTGAGACTTCAGCTTTTGTATATGATCCAGCGTGACCTGATAGATCGCCAGCAAGCTTTAGTGAGCCAACTAGCTTATGCGTCTCGTCACTAGCTCCTTTTAAAATTCCAACTATTTTAACCTCTCTTACGCCATTTTTGCCGATCAATCCTAGTTTGTCGCCAACTTTTAAATTTTTAGCCTTAGAAAGTTCTTCACCAACTAAAATTTCATCCATACTTTCATCTTTTGGCCAAACACCTTCAACGCCCCAAAATCCATACAAGCTCTTAACGCCTGTACTAAATTCTGGCTCATCTTTTAGACCGATGTTTTTATCAAAATAGGTTCCTTCAAAGGCAAATTCAATTCCTTTTTCATCTTTAACTTTTGCCTCTAAAAACGGCGCAAAAGCAACGATGTTATTTCTCCAAAAGATCTCTTTTATCTTGTAGATATCAGCCTCTGGGAGTAAATTTTGTGATTTTAGTGGGGTGAAATTTTTACCCTCGATCTCGATGCTTAGGCTCTCACCGCGTGGCAAAACGACGATATTTGAGCCATACCCTCTAAGCTCGCTTGCCACTTGATCGCCGATTTTTAGCGTGATATTTAGCATGCAAGCTATCAAAAGAGCAGCTAGCAAGATGGTGATAAAGGCCATCGTCTTTTGCACCTTGGAGCCCGTGATCGAGCTTTTTATCATTCTTAGTTGCATATTTTTCATTTTAACGTTCCATTTGTTTCTACATATTTTTCTGGATTTGCTTCAAATTTCGCTTGAGTTTCGTTATTTTCAAAGAAATATGTGCGTCCATAATATAAATATGATCTTGACTCAAGGTTGCTCACCTTTTTGCGACTAACTGGGTCAAGCACCATTTTTTCGACAACCTTACTAAAGAAATTTGCTCCATCTGTAATAGTTTTATAATCAACTATAATATTTTTGCCATCAAAGATAAATGGCATTGGTATCGGATTGCAACCACCCTCTTTGCCAACTGATGGCAAGAAAATTCTAACATTACAAGAGATACAAATAAGGTCATTTCCTCTTTTTATATAGCCCATATCGCCACATATCATGCATGAATCAAAGACGATGACAGGCGATACACGGTCGCTAAAGCGGTTTAACAAGAAAAATCTTATCTGTTTGCCCTCATCTGTTATATAAGCAAATCTGTGAAGTTCATTATCTTTTAGCATATCAACATCAAATATAAATTTATCTCCCACTGGCTCAACCAAGACTGGCTCTGAAATTTCAGGTGGACGAGATGCGTAAAGATCATAATAGAGCGAAAATCCAAGTGCTATCAAAATACTACAAAATGCAAATTTTGCATTATCAGAAATATTTTCTCTAATGGCTTTTGTAAAGCGGTATTTGATAGAACCAAATTTATTTTTATCAATACTTTTTGGCATAAAGAAAAGTGCGGTGATGCATAAAAGTAAGATCACAAAGATATAAAAATAAGTACCAAATTCTGATACATAAATACCTTTTGCACTGACAGATAGAATCTGAGAGTTTAACTCACTACTTATTTTTAAAGCCCCAGCACGCAAAAGCTCAAGTGCTGTCTGAGAGCTCCTATCGATTAGCAAGAAAACTAAAGTGATAAGGGCTAAAATTTTAGCTATTAATGAAGAAATGCTAGATTTTAAATTCGAAATAAAAAAGAATAAAAATACGAGCAAAATCATTGCAAATATCATTAGAAAGAAGCTAATGACCGAAAGCGTATCTAGTAGCTCACCACCAAATAGCGGGAATAACACACTGCTTGAACTATAGCCAAAGCCAAAGCCGATGCCTAAAATAAAAAACGTTACAATTTTTGCTATCTTAAGCTCAAGAAATATCCATAAAATGCTAATTAGTAGAAAAACTAGCGTCACTGAATCGATGAAAATTTTAAACTGATCATCTATAAGTGCGTGACGAACGACTTTAAAAATAAATACGCCAGCTACGACTCCAAAAAGTGACGGTAAAAAGAGTGTTTTTAAACTTTTATCCTTGTTATTTAAGGCAGCAAAAAGCGTAAATCCAAGGAGGACTAAAAAGACCTGATAGAAATAAATTGACATAACCAAACCCTATGAGAATTTTTAAAAGGGGCGAGAACGCCCCTGGTGATTATTTAACAGGACCACCTGTCCATTGAAATTTATAAGTTGTTGTGAAAGGCTCAAACCATTTACCAACACCAGTCTCTTTGTCAGCATGACGACCAAAGCCTTGTTTTTCTGGATTGTCGATGTGGAATTTAAGCTCATAGTTACCAACACCTGTATCCATTTTTATGTTAGCACCGTAGTGTGGGCCATCGCTTGCAACCATAGGCATAAATGTACCTTTTTTAGTTTTACCATTATCAAGGTTTTTTAGCTCATAGTTGATTTTTAGATATGGGATCCACTCGCCTTCGCCAAAGCCGTTTTTATTGCCTTTTACAGCGTGGATATCAGCTTCTAAGTGAAGGTCAGCTAGACTTGGAGCTAGATCAACGCCTTTTGGCTCCATGTCGATTGGTTCTAGATAAACAGCAGCTATCTCCATTCCATTAGCCTCTACAGGCTCACCAATTGGATGCTCTCCAGCAAGTGCAAAACCAGCTGCTAAACTAAGTGCTAGAGCTGAACTAAGAATTTTATTCATCTTTTCTCCTTTAGATAAAATTAATCTTTATTTTGTTTTGATTTCATGATAACGATGCCTATAACTAGGGCAAGCACCATAATGATTTGAGGTACTAAGCTCTCGTAATATGGCTGAAGTCCTAGCCAATCTCTCATCCAGTCAGGGAAGCTAAGTCCTTTTATGATAGTTGGGATGAAAATTTTGCCCTCAACTAGCTCGCCAACGCCCTTGCCAACAAAGACGATCGACATATAAAAGATGATCGCTGATGTAAATATAAAAAATGGTTTAATAGGAATTTTAACAGCGAAAATTTTAAATAAGAAATAGACTATCAAAAGAACGATAAGACCTACGACAAAGCCAGCTGCGATCATTGAGTAGCCAGCTGAGTCTTTTGCGTCAAAGATAAGTGCTTGATAAAATAGCACTGTCTCAGCGCCCTCTCTAAATACCGCTAAAAATACAGTCCACCACAGCGCTGTACTTGAGCCACTTGAGATAGACTCAGATACATGTGATTTGATGTAGTCGTTCCATTTTTTAGCGCCAGCATTTGAAAGAAGCCAGAAACCAACATAAAATAGAAGTCCCACTGCAACAAGCATTGTGATGCCTTCCATAAGCTCTCTTTTTTGACCTGCTGCCTCGCCAAAGATGACGTTCATGATCCACGCCATAACAAAACTTAAGATGACAGCCACGCCAACTGAGCTATATACGACCTTACCCATAGCTTTTGCATTGCCAGTTTTTACAAGGTATGCAACGACGGCTGCAACGATGATAAGAGCTTCAAAGCCCTCTCTTAAAATTATAGTTAGCGCCCAGATAAATAGCGTCCAAGGTGAGCTTGAACCATTAGTTTTCTCAAGTGCGGCTGCTAGCTGAGATGACATCTTACTTGCGCTTTCTTGAAGAGTTTTTTCATCTGCACTTGATTTCATAAGGGCTACGAGGTTGCCAAATGTAGCTTCGATAGCTGTTTTTAAATTTACATCTATCGCACCTACTTTGTTCTCCATACCGCTACCTTCAAACTCATCAAAGTAGATGTCTTGGATATCGCCCATAGCTTTAGCGCTATTGCCACTTTTGTAAAGTGCGATGGCTGCTTGAATTTTGTCATTTATGTTTTTAACAGTTTGAGTGTAATCTGTGCCGCTATCTTCGCTACTATCGCTAGATGCTGCGCTACTCATATCAACTTTTGCTAGTTTTGCAGTATCTGCTGGGAGTTTTGAGACAGCGTCATAAGCTAGCTTTTTGATCTCTTCTAGCTTTACTTTAAAGTCATCTTTTGTTATGCCATTTGTGATGCCACTGATCGCTTCGCCCATCTTTCTTTGGATGTCAGCATCTATGCTTTTGCCATTTTCTATATATTGGCGAACAGCTATTTCAAGTTGAGTGTTTCTATAATCATTAAATTTAGCATCTTGGATAGAATTTTTAGCATCATCTTGTTTATCGCCCTCGTAGCTTGCTATGGCTTTATCTAGATCGGCTGATAAATTTTCAAACGCCACCTTCCACTCAGGGATAAATTTAGAAGTGTCATAGCCACTTGCAGCAGCTTGTGCTGGGGTATCTGAATACTCACCAACAAGCTTATGTCCATTTAAAATAACTGGTAAAACTTCAGCGATTTCGCTATTTATCTGATCTATTCTTTTTTGCACATCATCTGGTGCTTCGCCAGCTTTTATCGCCTTTCTGATCTCACCAAACTGCTTCTCCATAGAGTAAGCTTTTTTCTGACCTAAATTTATTCTGATGCCAGCTTCGACATCTTCAAATAAACCAAAATAAGCGTTTTGAGTATCGCTAACTGCTTGCTCGACGTTGCCAGCTCTGTACTCTGTTATTACTTTTTGTAATGACTCTTTTATCTGAGCTGCGACTTGTGTGTAGTCATCATTTTTTGCCATTAGCCAAACTGGCAACAACACAATAAGCATAAATTTAAAAAATTTACTCATTAATTAAACCACCTGTAAAATATATTTTGTTCGAATATTATCAATCTTTTACTTTGATTAAAATAAAAACGATTATCATAAAATAGTCCAAATTGAAATAACAAATAATTTTTAGAAATTTATCTAACGTGAATTTAAAAATTTGTATTAAAAATGTAAGAATAGCTTTATAAAAAGAGTAATAAATTAAATTCTAAAATTGCAAAGATGGTTTAATTTTAGATGAAATATAAAAATTTAAAGGAGAGCAAAGTGCCCTCCTCTGAATATTAGA
This region includes:
- a CDS encoding TlpA family protein disulfide reductase yields the protein MRYKILFLCLVSALVMGCVKQYEKHHITLNDSSGIDTQFFPTEKRLKIGDKPYMLFFFGTDCGVCKAAIPDLNTLEKEYGKEVQFIGVLGPSKGFDKDIELLKEHNITFKTTSDKVSVDYFSKAVGGVMGVPVIYFFDKDGKMRSKFIGLTPKSVLESAIRSLL
- a CDS encoding ABC transporter ATP-binding protein, translating into MQNALELKNICKIFGDVKALDDINFEVKKGEWVSVMGPSGSGKSTLVNILSLMDTPSSGTYMLGGDDASNLNADDTLKFRREKIGLIFQQFHLVPYLSALENVMIAQYYHSSVDEEDAKKALEAVGLSHRLTHRPSQLSGGEQQRLCIARSLINDPEILIADEPTGNLDEANERVILDLFCKLRKEGKTILLVTHNPDLGEYGDKIVYLRHGKLEKIRTIENPKVPNEI
- a CDS encoding ABC transporter permease; translation: MTANSKFFYNTIYKSLKNGSSRVMVIVISILLGACVCAAFVNVYLDIDSKVSRELKTYGANMIFAPKDMATSDDMSEKTYNEMIAKVPKDKLLGESGYLFAQANIGPTNAIVMGTKFSNLKKVKPFLDVRDGTMINVDFDDKNVLIGVDLARQAGFKAGDDIEIRAIGSNESINVKIKGVVASGDKEDALLITSLSLAQKISNKAGKINYAEAVVLGNFDEITSLAKTISNDEIAAKPVAKVSKSEGYILEKIKLLMALVSLVILLITSMCVNTTLSAILLSRSKEIALLRAIGASKKDVLKLFGFETFVTALISALVGAFLGYLLAQILGYAIFDSSIDFRILSIPVAVIISLLFAAIAAFYPIKRALNNKMADTLRGE
- a CDS encoding ABC transporter permease; this encodes MKNMQLRMIKSSITGSKVQKTMAFITILLAALLIACMLNITLKIGDQVASELRGYGSNIVVLPRGESLSIEIEGKNFTPLKSQNLLPEADIYKIKEIFWRNNIVAFAPFLEAKVKDEKGIEFAFEGTYFDKNIGLKDEPEFSTGVKSLYGFWGVEGVWPKDESMDEILVGEELSKAKNLKVGDKLGLIGKNGVREVKIVGILKGASDETHKLVGSLKLAGDLSGHAGSYTKAEVSAMTIPENDLSLKARRNLDNLDSAEYDKWYCSAYAGSIAFQIEENLPNVSAKASLQVSDAESNIVKKIQSLMGIVSIIALVVSAIGITSLMTSEIYRRKKEIGLLKAIGASNFEIYALFASESLVVAFFAGITGAFLGYALSYVMSYIIFSHGIGIAWIVLPISVAFALLISVIGSLMPMRNVINLLPAEVLYDRK
- a CDS encoding Fe-S-containing protein, coding for MSIYFYQVFLVLLGFTLFAALNNKDKSLKTLFLPSLFGVVAGVFIFKVVRHALIDDQFKIFIDSVTLVFLLISILWIFLELKIAKIVTFFILGIGFGFGYSSSSVLFPLFGGELLDTLSVISFFLMIFAMILLVFLFFFISNLKSSISSLIAKILALITLVFLLIDRSSQTALELLRAGALKISSELNSQILSVSAKGIYVSEFGTYFYIFVILLLCITALFFMPKSIDKNKFGSIKYRFTKAIRENISDNAKFAFCSILIALGFSLYYDLYASRPPEISEPVLVEPVGDKFIFDVDMLKDNELHRFAYITDEGKQIRFFLLNRFSDRVSPVIVFDSCMICGDMGYIKRGNDLICISCNVRIFLPSVGKEGGCNPIPMPFIFDGKNIIVDYKTITDGANFFSKVVEKMVLDPVSRKKVSNLESRSYLYYGRTYFFENNETQAKFEANPEKYVETNGTLK
- a CDS encoding iron transporter — translated: MNKILSSALALSLAAGFALAGEHPIGEPVEANGMEIAAVYLEPIDMEPKGVDLAPSLADLHLEADIHAVKGNKNGFGEGEWIPYLKINYELKNLDNGKTKKGTFMPMVASDGPHYGANIKMDTGVGNYELKFHIDNPEKQGFGRHADKETGVGKWFEPFTTTYKFQWTGGPVK
- a CDS encoding FTR1 family protein → MSKFFKFMLIVLLPVWLMAKNDDYTQVAAQIKESLQKVITEYRAGNVEQAVSDTQNAYFGLFEDVEAGIRINLGQKKAYSMEKQFGEIRKAIKAGEAPDDVQKRIDQINSEIAEVLPVILNGHKLVGEYSDTPAQAAASGYDTSKFIPEWKVAFENLSADLDKAIASYEGDKQDDAKNSIQDAKFNDYRNTQLEIAVRQYIENGKSIDADIQRKMGEAISGITNGITKDDFKVKLEEIKKLAYDAVSKLPADTAKLAKVDMSSAASSDSSEDSGTDYTQTVKNINDKIQAAIALYKSGNSAKAMGDIQDIYFDEFEGSGMENKVGAIDVNLKTAIEATFGNLVALMKSSADEKTLQESASKMSSQLAAALEKTNGSSSPWTLFIWALTIILREGFEALIIVAAVVAYLVKTGNAKAMGKVVYSSVGVAVILSFVMAWIMNVIFGEAAGQKRELMEGITMLVAVGLLFYVGFWLLSNAGAKKWNDYIKSHVSESISSGSSTALWWTVFLAVFREGAETVLFYQALIFDAKDSAGYSMIAAGFVVGLIVLLIVYFLFKIFAVKIPIKPFFIFTSAIIFYMSIVFVGKGVGELVEGKIFIPTIIKGLSFPDWMRDWLGLQPYYESLVPQIIMVLALVIGIVIMKSKQNKD